The Paraburkholderia acidisoli genome contains a region encoding:
- the aroG gene encoding 3-deoxy-7-phosphoheptulonate synthase AroG produces the protein MPPHNTDDVRIRELKELTPPAHLIREFPCSEAASTLIFESRRAMHRILHGMDDRLIVIVGPCSIHDTKAAIEYANRLVEQRKRFKNELEIVMRVYFEKPRTTVGWKGLINDPYMDNSFKINDGLRTARELLVSINELGLPAGTEYLDMISPQYIADLVSWGAIGARTTESQVHRELASGLSCPVGFKNGTDGNVKIAVDAIKAASQPHHFLSVTKGGHSAIVSTAGNEDCHVILRGGKAPNYDAESVNAACADIGKAGLAARLMIDASHANSSKKHENQIPVCADIGRQIAAGDERIVGVMVESHLVAGRQDLKEGCELTYGQSITDACIGWDESVNVLEGLAESVKQRRVARGSGN, from the coding sequence ATGCCCCCGCACAACACCGACGATGTCCGCATTCGCGAACTCAAGGAACTCACGCCGCCCGCTCACCTGATCCGCGAATTCCCGTGCTCGGAAGCCGCTTCCACGCTGATCTTCGAGTCGCGCCGCGCCATGCACCGCATCCTGCACGGCATGGACGACCGCCTGATCGTGATCGTCGGGCCGTGCTCGATTCACGACACCAAGGCCGCCATCGAATACGCGAATCGCCTCGTCGAGCAACGCAAGCGCTTCAAGAACGAACTCGAGATCGTGATGCGCGTGTACTTCGAAAAGCCGCGCACCACCGTGGGCTGGAAGGGGCTCATCAACGACCCGTACATGGACAACAGCTTCAAGATCAACGACGGCCTGCGCACCGCGCGCGAACTGCTCGTCTCGATCAACGAACTGGGTCTGCCCGCGGGCACCGAATACCTCGACATGATCAGCCCGCAGTACATCGCCGATCTGGTTTCGTGGGGCGCGATCGGTGCGCGCACGACCGAGTCGCAGGTGCACCGCGAACTGGCTTCGGGCCTGTCGTGCCCGGTCGGTTTCAAGAACGGCACGGACGGCAACGTGAAGATCGCCGTGGACGCGATCAAGGCCGCCTCGCAGCCGCACCATTTCCTCTCGGTCACCAAGGGCGGCCATTCGGCCATCGTCTCCACGGCCGGTAACGAGGACTGCCACGTGATCCTGCGCGGCGGCAAGGCGCCGAACTACGACGCCGAAAGCGTGAACGCCGCGTGCGCCGACATCGGCAAGGCGGGTCTCGCCGCGCGCCTCATGATCGACGCGAGCCACGCGAACAGTTCGAAGAAGCACGAGAACCAGATTCCCGTGTGCGCCGACATCGGCCGCCAGATCGCGGCGGGCGACGAGCGTATTGTGGGCGTGATGGTGGAGTCGCATCTCGTGGCGGGCCGCCAGGACCTGAAGGAAGGCTGCGAACTCACCTACGGCCAGAGCATCACCGACGCGTGCATCGGCTGGGACGAGAGCGTGAACGTGCTCGAAGGTCTCGCCGAAAGCGTCAAGCAGCGCCGCGTCGCGCGCGGCAGCGGCAACTAA